From a region of the Listeria monocytogenes ATCC 19117 genome:
- the glmS gene encoding glutamine--fructose-6-phosphate transaminase (isomerizing) — protein MCGIVGYIGTNNAKGILLEGLEKLEYRGYDSAGIALQNKDLVTVVKEKGRIADLASLVPSDAFGTTGIGHTRWATHGKPNHENAHPHQSKSGRFTMVHNGVIENYTLLKEEYLKNHSFVSDTDTEVIVQLIELFAAELSTKEAFKKALSLLHGSYAICLIDQTDTETLYAAKNKSPLLIGKGENFNVIASDAMAVLKETDEFVEIMDKEIVIVTKDGFTLETLEGEEISRASYTAELDASDIEKGTYPHYMLKEIDEQPAVTRKIIQAYQNEAGEINVDQTILDEILSSDRIHIVACGTSYHAGLVGKNLIEKMAKIPVEVHVSSEFGYNLPLMSKKPLFIFITQSGETADSRQCLVKVKELGYRTLTLTNVPGSTLDREADHSMYLYAGPEIAVASTKAYTAQISVLAVLAVSLGREIGDAEALSINLAAELGIVATAMEAMVSSKEVIEHIAGEYLATSRNAFFLGRNIDYFVAMEAALKLKEISYIQAEGFASGELKHGTIALIEDGTPVLALITQESINWNIRGNVNEVLARGAKTCVFAMENVAQPGDRFVIPQVHPLLTPLASVIPCQLLAYYAALHRDCDVDKPRNLAKSVTVE, from the coding sequence ATGTGTGGAATCGTTGGATATATTGGAACAAATAATGCAAAAGGCATTTTATTAGAAGGACTTGAAAAATTAGAATACCGCGGCTATGACTCTGCGGGAATCGCTTTGCAAAACAAAGACCTAGTAACAGTAGTTAAAGAAAAAGGACGGATTGCAGACCTTGCGAGCCTTGTACCAAGTGATGCATTCGGTACAACAGGAATCGGACATACACGCTGGGCAACGCACGGTAAACCAAATCACGAAAACGCCCACCCGCACCAAAGCAAATCTGGTCGTTTTACAATGGTTCATAACGGCGTAATCGAAAACTATACCCTTTTAAAAGAAGAATACTTAAAAAATCATTCATTTGTTAGTGATACGGATACAGAAGTAATCGTTCAGCTTATTGAACTCTTTGCAGCAGAACTTTCGACTAAAGAAGCATTCAAAAAAGCGTTATCGTTACTTCATGGTTCTTACGCGATCTGCTTAATTGACCAAACCGATACAGAAACACTATACGCAGCAAAAAACAAAAGCCCATTACTAATCGGAAAAGGCGAAAACTTCAACGTTATTGCAAGTGATGCAATGGCTGTTCTTAAAGAAACAGATGAATTCGTGGAAATTATGGATAAAGAAATCGTTATCGTTACAAAAGACGGTTTTACATTAGAAACATTAGAAGGGGAAGAAATTAGCCGCGCGAGCTACACTGCTGAATTAGATGCATCTGACATCGAAAAAGGCACATACCCGCACTATATGTTAAAAGAAATCGACGAACAACCAGCAGTAACACGTAAAATCATCCAAGCTTACCAAAACGAAGCTGGGGAAATCAATGTCGATCAAACAATCCTTGATGAAATTTTATCTTCTGACCGTATTCATATTGTCGCTTGTGGTACGAGCTATCATGCTGGTTTAGTCGGAAAAAATTTAATCGAAAAAATGGCGAAAATTCCTGTAGAAGTACATGTTTCTAGTGAATTTGGTTATAATTTACCGCTAATGTCTAAAAAGCCGTTATTCATTTTCATTACCCAAAGTGGGGAAACAGCTGATAGCCGCCAATGCCTTGTAAAAGTGAAAGAACTTGGTTACCGGACGCTGACATTAACGAACGTACCAGGCTCTACGCTTGACCGTGAAGCGGATCATTCGATGTATCTCTATGCTGGACCTGAAATTGCGGTTGCATCAACAAAAGCATATACCGCACAGATTTCGGTTTTAGCAGTACTTGCAGTTTCACTTGGTCGCGAAATTGGTGATGCTGAAGCGCTTAGCATTAATTTAGCTGCTGAATTAGGTATCGTTGCAACTGCAATGGAAGCAATGGTTTCTAGTAAAGAAGTTATCGAACATATTGCGGGCGAATACTTAGCGACTTCTCGTAACGCCTTCTTCTTAGGTAGAAACATCGATTATTTCGTAGCGATGGAAGCAGCACTTAAACTAAAAGAAATTTCATATATTCAAGCAGAAGGTTTTGCAAGTGGGGAATTAAAACATGGTACTATTGCGCTTATTGAAGACGGCACACCAGTTTTAGCGCTTATCACGCAAGAATCTATCAACTGGAATATTCGCGGAAATGTAAATGAAGTCTTAGCGCGTGGAGCAAAAACTTGTGTATTTGCAATGGAAAACGTTGCGCAACCAGGTGACCGCTTTGTTATTCCGCAAGTGCATCCATTATTAACACCACTAGCGAGCGTGATCCCGTGTCAATTATTAGCTTATTACGCAGCACTTCACCGTGACTGTGATGTCGATAAACCAAGAAACTTAGCAAAAAGTGTCACAGTAGAATAA
- a CDS encoding pyruvate oxidase, giving the protein MKKVKASETLVQTLKNWGIDHVYGLPGDSIDTVVDALRKEQEAIEFIHVRHEEVATLAAAAYTKLTGKIGVALSIGGPGAIHLLNGMYDAKMDHVPMLVLAGQVTTDVLNTGFFQEVNLPAIFEDVAVYNKQIDNAETLADVVDEAIRTAYKEKGVAVLTIPNDIPSQVIKASLEAKTVKFEQENPKLDEAAIQEAVARIEKAEKPVILAGLGTKHAGPELIAFSEKLKIPIIHSLPAKTIVPDNHPNALGNLGKIGTKPAYEAMQETDLLLMFGNDYPYSDYLPKKADCIQIDIDPAKISKRFPATVGLVGDAAEIIGNLTAKTAPVEERKFLQACQENMQEWWKWLEEDIAQTTDPIAPEVVMANIQKIADKDAIFSIDVGTATVWSTRYLHLTPQNDFIVSAWLGTMGCGLPGAIAAKKAFPDRQAIAIVGDGGFSMVMQDFVTAVGLNMPMIVVVLNNQQLSFIKYEQQSAGELNYAIDLPDINYAKFAESCGGIGFRVEKMADLEAAFENAKLATKPVIIDVSVDSAAAPLPGKIVMDEALGYTKFEIQSVLEDHRFAKMPPLKTILRRFL; this is encoded by the coding sequence ATGAAAAAAGTAAAAGCAAGTGAAACACTCGTACAAACATTAAAAAATTGGGGGATCGACCACGTATATGGTTTACCTGGTGATTCGATTGATACAGTAGTTGATGCCTTACGAAAAGAACAAGAAGCAATCGAATTTATTCACGTTCGGCACGAAGAAGTGGCGACACTCGCCGCAGCAGCATATACCAAATTAACAGGCAAAATTGGTGTCGCATTATCTATCGGCGGCCCCGGAGCAATTCATCTTCTAAACGGCATGTATGATGCAAAAATGGATCATGTGCCAATGCTCGTACTCGCTGGGCAAGTGACAACCGACGTCTTAAACACCGGCTTTTTCCAAGAAGTCAATTTACCAGCGATTTTTGAAGATGTTGCCGTGTATAATAAACAAATTGATAATGCCGAAACACTCGCGGATGTGGTTGATGAAGCAATCCGCACCGCTTATAAAGAAAAAGGCGTCGCTGTCCTAACGATTCCAAATGATATCCCGTCACAAGTAATTAAAGCGAGCCTTGAAGCAAAAACAGTCAAATTCGAACAAGAAAATCCAAAACTAGATGAAGCGGCAATACAGGAAGCTGTAGCACGGATTGAAAAAGCGGAAAAACCAGTTATCTTAGCCGGATTAGGGACTAAACACGCTGGACCAGAACTAATCGCCTTCTCAGAAAAATTGAAAATCCCGATTATTCATTCCTTACCAGCAAAAACCATTGTTCCAGATAACCATCCAAATGCACTCGGAAACCTTGGTAAAATCGGAACCAAACCAGCATATGAAGCTATGCAAGAAACTGACTTACTATTAATGTTCGGGAATGATTACCCTTATAGCGATTATTTACCAAAAAAAGCCGACTGCATCCAAATCGATATTGACCCAGCCAAAATCAGCAAACGTTTCCCTGCAACAGTTGGTTTAGTTGGCGATGCCGCAGAAATCATCGGTAATTTAACCGCGAAAACCGCACCTGTAGAAGAGCGTAAATTCCTTCAAGCATGCCAAGAAAACATGCAAGAATGGTGGAAATGGTTAGAAGAAGACATCGCACAAACAACCGATCCAATCGCCCCAGAAGTCGTGATGGCGAACATCCAAAAAATCGCTGATAAAGATGCCATTTTCTCTATCGACGTAGGAACTGCAACTGTTTGGAGCACTCGTTATTTACATTTAACCCCACAAAATGACTTTATCGTTTCCGCGTGGCTTGGTACTATGGGCTGCGGTTTACCTGGAGCTATCGCTGCCAAAAAAGCATTCCCAGACCGCCAAGCAATCGCCATCGTCGGTGATGGAGGCTTTTCCATGGTCATGCAAGATTTCGTCACTGCAGTAGGTTTAAACATGCCAATGATTGTCGTCGTGTTAAACAACCAACAACTTTCATTCATTAAATATGAACAACAATCAGCTGGTGAACTAAACTACGCCATCGATCTACCAGACATCAATTACGCAAAATTCGCCGAAAGTTGTGGAGGAATTGGTTTCCGAGTAGAAAAAATGGCGGACCTAGAAGCTGCTTTCGAAAACGCTAAACTAGCAACGAAGCCAGTAATCATCGACGTTTCCGTGGACAGTGCAGCCGCTCCACTACCTGGTAAAATCGTGATGGACGAAGCGCTCGGTTATACTAAATTCGAAATCCAATCAGTCTTAGAAGACCATCGTTTCGCAAAAATGCCACCACTTAAAACCATTTTACGCAGATTTTTATAA
- a CDS encoding C39 family peptidase yields MRIWIKSLLVITACIFSLTLLNTKYTFYSPTVKLESAKVVYKLDNEPFNVRLDVPLVNQMDAPTLFNGCEVTSLAMLLQFNGKRVTKNELANNLPTTPIEQNGLHGNPDKAFVGSISGDSPGLGVNHAPIANLAAKYVNEAHVHDISGNSIQDIITVLSTGAPVWIITTTDYHAPKNWQTVQTKEGKKKITYSMHSVVITGFDKNNFYINDPYGHKNRAVKRSVLEEGWSAMGKQAIYLSHP; encoded by the coding sequence ATGCGAATTTGGATAAAATCACTGCTTGTCATTACAGCGTGTATATTTAGTTTGACCCTTCTAAATACGAAATATACCTTTTATTCACCAACCGTCAAACTCGAAAGCGCCAAAGTCGTTTATAAATTAGACAACGAACCTTTTAATGTAAGATTAGATGTGCCACTAGTGAATCAAATGGATGCTCCTACGCTTTTTAATGGCTGCGAAGTAACGAGTTTAGCAATGCTCTTACAATTCAATGGAAAGCGTGTAACGAAAAATGAGTTAGCGAATAATCTCCCAACAACACCAATCGAACAAAATGGTTTACACGGTAATCCGGATAAAGCATTTGTTGGGAGCATTAGCGGCGATAGCCCTGGTCTAGGCGTGAATCATGCTCCCATAGCTAATCTGGCTGCTAAATACGTTAATGAAGCACACGTCCACGATATTAGCGGGAATAGCATTCAAGACATCATTACTGTACTCAGCACAGGCGCACCAGTATGGATTATCACTACCACCGACTACCATGCACCCAAAAACTGGCAAACCGTCCAAACAAAAGAAGGTAAAAAGAAAATCACGTATTCGATGCACAGTGTGGTAATTACTGGGTTCGATAAAAACAATTTTTATATTAATGATCCATATGGACATAAAAACCGTGCCGTAAAAAGAAGTGTACTTGAAGAAGGCTGGTCTGCTATGGGCAAGCAAGCCATTTACCTAAGTCACCCATAA
- a CDS encoding FusB/FusC family EF-G-binding protein: MKEFIEPYQYNFIKNQLANVSRAYRSANDTSTLKALKSLTEEKINELFPESVLEEHKELFSELHAITSTKEAEPFLDGLKAYVIPFAPPSDVKLKKLFAKTKKLKIPAWSKLDLRDYTFYGWNDIAQQRKYIVTYEDGNLVGVQGTISTEIQKGVCSICHSHSKVSLFMAKTKSSSDGIYTTNGNYICYDSDVCNQQIKTHETLDEFIEVVKKRK; encoded by the coding sequence ATGAAAGAGTTTATCGAGCCATACCAATATAATTTTATCAAAAATCAATTAGCCAATGTTTCACGCGCATACCGGTCCGCCAATGATACTTCGACTTTGAAGGCGTTAAAATCGTTAACAGAGGAGAAAATCAATGAACTATTCCCGGAAAGCGTGCTAGAGGAGCATAAGGAACTGTTTAGCGAGCTCCATGCGATTACTTCAACCAAAGAAGCAGAGCCGTTTTTAGATGGGTTAAAAGCCTATGTGATTCCTTTCGCGCCACCTAGTGATGTGAAACTTAAAAAACTTTTTGCGAAAACGAAAAAATTAAAAATTCCCGCCTGGTCTAAACTAGATTTGCGCGACTATACTTTTTACGGCTGGAATGATATCGCTCAGCAACGTAAATATATCGTGACTTACGAGGACGGAAATTTGGTCGGCGTACAAGGAACTATTTCGACAGAGATTCAAAAGGGTGTTTGTTCGATTTGTCACTCGCATTCCAAAGTATCGCTCTTTATGGCGAAAACGAAATCTTCGAGTGACGGCATTTATACGACAAATGGTAATTACATTTGCTACGATAGTGATGTGTGTAATCAGCAAATAAAAACCCACGAAACGTTAGATGAATTTATTGAGGTTGTTAAGAAACGCAAATAA
- a CDS encoding FliH/SctL family protein encodes MSLSNPRIPKGKVTLSDVKMELFYLDDIEETEEVESPYSKELEQLESHQKELEKHLSAIEIEQQKLANEKAALQAERQAIEELKREAETEIEANKQAFEKEKTQMYLTITDFLWDESIDLAERIVHQAIDTRQIEVLPMLTEVIQKLPVAFDKLNVTTHPETLKALKEENTGTKYDWLLENIHWNFDMRLDYGEFTVEEEKEYFDYRITEIFQTLHKQNAERKILGGDKP; translated from the coding sequence ATGTCCTTATCTAATCCGCGAATCCCAAAAGGTAAAGTCACTTTATCCGACGTGAAAATGGAACTGTTTTATTTGGATGATATAGAAGAAACAGAAGAAGTCGAGTCACCCTACTCGAAAGAACTTGAACAACTAGAAAGTCATCAAAAAGAACTGGAAAAACACCTATCTGCCATCGAAATCGAACAGCAAAAATTAGCTAACGAAAAAGCAGCACTTCAAGCTGAACGCCAAGCCATTGAAGAATTAAAACGCGAAGCTGAAACAGAAATCGAAGCAAACAAACAAGCTTTTGAAAAAGAAAAAACACAAATGTATCTAACTATCACCGATTTCCTTTGGGATGAAAGTATCGATCTTGCAGAAAGAATCGTCCACCAAGCAATCGACACCCGCCAAATCGAAGTCTTACCAATGCTAACTGAAGTCATTCAAAAACTCCCAGTTGCTTTCGACAAACTAAACGTCACCACCCATCCAGAGACCTTAAAAGCTCTAAAAGAAGAAAACACAGGCACAAAATACGACTGGCTTTTAGAAAATATCCATTGGAACTTCGATATGCGACTCGATTACGGCGAATTTACTGTAGAAGAAGAAAAGGAATACTTTGACTACCGCATCACCGAAATTTTCCAAACACTTCATAAACAAAATGCCGAACGGAAAATTCTAGGAGGCGATAAACCGTGA
- a CDS encoding lytic transglycosylase domain-containing protein → MNPVEQVISARQAEFQSAFEAAKQSATTFETKLNERLNETTTAKTTSVQTVTDAELTRAREAYEALINQSDTNSAASASSTTTETPTTSTGESTNWNNYQIKPISAENEGKYSDLIKTSAAKYGVPEALIKRVIQVESNFNPNVVSSAGATGLMQLMYGSNRTDPATNIDAGTKQLAGYIKKYDGDLKLALAAYNAGPGNVRKYGGVPPFKETQNYLTKIIG, encoded by the coding sequence ATGAATCCAGTAGAACAAGTAATAAGTGCTAGACAAGCCGAGTTTCAAAGCGCGTTCGAAGCAGCGAAACAATCGGCTACCACTTTTGAAACAAAATTAAACGAACGCTTAAATGAAACCACAACTGCCAAAACAACAAGTGTACAAACTGTCACAGATGCCGAACTTACGCGCGCTCGAGAAGCATATGAAGCATTAATCAATCAATCCGACACCAATTCTGCCGCGTCTGCTTCAAGCACAACAACCGAGACTCCCACTACATCAACAGGCGAATCAACAAACTGGAACAACTACCAAATCAAACCAATCAGTGCGGAAAATGAAGGAAAATATAGTGATTTAATTAAAACTTCGGCCGCGAAATATGGCGTTCCAGAAGCACTCATCAAACGAGTCATCCAAGTAGAATCCAATTTTAACCCGAACGTTGTATCAAGTGCTGGTGCAACAGGTTTAATGCAGTTGATGTACGGCTCGAATCGTACAGACCCAGCAACTAATATCGACGCTGGAACAAAACAATTGGCAGGTTATATTAAAAAATATGATGGCGATCTCAAACTGGCATTAGCAGCTTATAATGCTGGGCCAGGAAATGTCCGCAAATATGGCGGCGTACCACCATTCAAAGAAACACAAAACTATTTAACGAAAATTATTGGGTAA
- a CDS encoding LPXTG cell wall anchor domain-containing protein, whose translation MVFAKKLVASIAVFISLGFIYFRESTAVAFESTNTASFLPSTGDAFSVWPIVIGVVLVALAVVLFIKKKI comes from the coding sequence ATGGTTTTTGCAAAAAAATTAGTTGCTAGTATTGCTGTTTTCATTTCACTTGGATTCATTTATTTCCGAGAAAGTACAGCTGTCGCATTTGAAAGTACAAATACTGCTTCCTTTCTTCCTTCTACCGGAGATGCGTTTTCGGTTTGGCCGATTGTTATTGGAGTGGTGCTTGTCGCGCTTGCTGTCGTCCTATTTATTAAGAAGAAAATATAA
- the fliI gene encoding flagellar protein export ATPase FliI: MNWSPKTEAWQELKNTVPYIQKGKIHTVQEQVYISKGPQVKIGDTVMVGENKVLCEVISIEKENNMLLPFNQSDKVAYGDWVYVTDTKITIPADEYLLGKVLNASGDILNEEAGVAKFKQKMPLEAPPIHAFSRAEITDTLETGIKAIDGMLTIGIGQKIGIFAGSGVGKSTLLGMIARNAKADINVIGLVGERGREVKDFLRKDLGEDGLRKSVIVAATSDESHLMQLRAAKLATSIAEHFRDQGKTVLLMMDSVTRFADARRSVDIAVKDLPIGGKTLLMESYMKKLLERSGKTQNGSITGIYTVLVDGDDMNGPVPDLARGILDGHIVLTRELATKNHYPAIDVLGSVSRVMEEIVPESQWKTASKIREWMSIYQENELYFKLGTIEQTSDNAAIFTSKEKSYFIHQFLKQLRDESVTLEETSKLMETLV; encoded by the coding sequence GTGAACTGGTCGCCAAAAACCGAAGCTTGGCAAGAACTAAAAAACACCGTTCCATACATCCAAAAAGGAAAAATTCACACAGTCCAAGAACAAGTCTATATTTCCAAAGGCCCTCAAGTGAAAATTGGTGACACTGTCATGGTCGGTGAAAATAAAGTGCTCTGCGAAGTAATTTCTATTGAAAAAGAAAACAACATGCTACTCCCGTTTAATCAAAGCGACAAAGTGGCATACGGTGATTGGGTGTACGTAACGGATACGAAAATTACAATCCCGGCAGACGAATACCTCCTTGGAAAAGTACTCAACGCATCCGGCGATATTTTAAACGAAGAAGCTGGAGTGGCTAAATTTAAACAAAAAATGCCGCTTGAAGCTCCACCAATTCATGCTTTTAGTCGAGCAGAAATCACTGATACGCTCGAAACAGGCATCAAAGCAATTGACGGGATGTTAACGATTGGAATCGGTCAAAAAATTGGTATTTTCGCCGGATCGGGTGTTGGTAAATCTACTTTACTTGGAATGATTGCTCGTAACGCCAAAGCAGACATTAATGTGATCGGCTTAGTCGGCGAGCGTGGGCGTGAAGTAAAAGATTTCTTGCGTAAGGATCTTGGAGAAGACGGACTGCGCAAAAGCGTGATTGTTGCTGCTACCTCGGACGAAAGCCATCTTATGCAACTACGCGCCGCCAAACTAGCCACTTCTATTGCCGAGCATTTCCGCGACCAAGGAAAAACCGTCCTTCTAATGATGGATTCTGTCACTCGTTTTGCTGATGCAAGAAGAAGCGTCGATATCGCCGTCAAAGACTTACCAATCGGCGGCAAAACCTTGCTAATGGAATCATATATGAAGAAATTGCTAGAACGTTCAGGTAAAACGCAAAACGGCTCGATCACTGGTATTTATACAGTGCTTGTTGATGGAGATGATATGAATGGTCCAGTCCCCGATCTAGCGCGGGGGATTTTAGATGGACATATCGTTCTCACACGTGAACTGGCCACCAAAAACCACTATCCTGCCATTGATGTCCTCGGCTCCGTTAGTCGGGTAATGGAAGAAATTGTTCCAGAAAGCCAGTGGAAAACAGCTTCGAAAATTCGCGAATGGATGAGTATTTATCAAGAAAATGAACTATATTTCAAACTTGGTACAATCGAACAGACGAGCGACAATGCGGCGATTTTTACAAGTAAAGAAAAGTCTTATTTCATCCATCAATTTTTAAAACAATTGCGGGATGAAAGTGTCACGCTTGAAGAAACGAGTAAGTTGATGGAAACGTTAGTATAA
- the lftR gene encoding PadR family transcriptional regulator LftR (act as a regulator of LieAB which is involved in aurantimycin A resistance), with product MKGLTELLKGSLEGMILERISRGETYGYEITKYLNDLGFDEIVEGTVYTILVRLEKKGLVEIEKKKSELGPPRKFYTLSPAGEEELAIFWKRWDFIQGKIMQVKGGQA from the coding sequence GTGAAAGGACTAACCGAGTTACTCAAAGGTAGTTTAGAAGGAATGATTTTGGAGCGGATTTCTAGAGGAGAAACATACGGCTACGAAATCACCAAATACCTCAATGACCTAGGCTTTGATGAAATCGTCGAAGGAACCGTCTACACCATTCTCGTTCGTCTGGAGAAAAAAGGATTAGTCGAGATAGAAAAGAAAAAATCAGAATTAGGTCCACCACGAAAATTTTACACATTGAGCCCAGCTGGTGAAGAAGAACTAGCTATTTTTTGGAAGCGTTGGGATTTTATTCAAGGAAAAATCATGCAGGTTAAAGGAGGGCAAGCGTAA
- a CDS encoding DUF1048 domain-containing protein, translating to MFNWYKKYREEKRDYKQYKKRIAALPEDYKTAMKAIETYLWNFAKGAGMFEILKNVLEMFENAAADNLELKAVVGDDLAEFADNLLSEFPEETWMDKQRQKLRDSIK from the coding sequence ATGTTTAATTGGTACAAAAAATACCGCGAAGAAAAACGAGATTACAAACAGTACAAAAAACGAATAGCCGCTTTGCCAGAAGATTACAAAACCGCAATGAAAGCTATCGAAACCTATTTATGGAACTTTGCAAAAGGCGCTGGGATGTTTGAAATCCTAAAGAATGTACTCGAGATGTTCGAAAACGCCGCAGCCGACAACCTAGAATTAAAAGCCGTTGTAGGAGATGACCTAGCGGAATTCGCCGACAACTTACTAAGTGAATTTCCGGAAGAAACATGGATGGATAAACAACGTCAGAAATTGCGAGATTCGATTAAATAA
- a CDS encoding methyl-accepting chemotaxis protein codes for MNLIKNRKLKTKLSINIVITTIMLIGLGATSFLGFRHVATLSDNMVDNNVAPMKEIAKIQTNMAQINIDILTMFDTINGKSALIKDIDDLYAENDQAIHNFKKANLTAEDKKQLAYFEEKLADMKSSASSVISDTSSALDDAELLGAQNRYYQNVKTKFDDATKQLNVLNEMNYKEVENSSQAISDFGVKISIIFTAVIIAVLISLFIFNAYITRVILKGIRHLQTAVHKVASGDLSYRSTYNGRDELGDITNDLNEMSENLRLMIEDVKKASTDVKSSSDNVIISSEIISAMTTEMDIEMKMMGEQIQTQIGSMKESTDAMDQMTGGVQNVAEYALKVSDLTKDSAEKTNDGIAVINNLVSQMDRISGVMRSSTDVVSQLVNRVGEVEKALDTVTNIADQTNLLALNAAIESARAGEHGRGFAVVAEEVRKLAEQSRLAVVDINTVLKKIQTESKTTIEVMNTGLSESEAGQKIISETEATFTDLLNRVNDISAQMQNVSQETEEMAAGIEEVNTSISDVTEISNQIGEKSTAALEFAEVNKMKVDELVVISEEMQKISGSLEGYIANFNTEVSEEAVEVTEEPESETKDPGEPVLAENV; via the coding sequence GTGAATTTAATTAAAAATCGTAAATTGAAAACAAAATTAAGCATCAATATTGTTATAACGACCATCATGTTAATCGGACTTGGCGCGACTAGCTTTCTTGGCTTTCGTCATGTAGCAACACTTTCAGATAATATGGTTGATAATAATGTCGCACCGATGAAAGAAATCGCAAAAATCCAAACAAACATGGCACAAATCAATATCGACATCCTGACCATGTTCGACACTATTAACGGAAAATCAGCTCTTATAAAAGATATTGATGATCTTTATGCCGAAAATGACCAAGCAATTCATAATTTCAAAAAAGCCAATTTAACAGCAGAAGATAAAAAACAATTAGCGTACTTTGAAGAAAAACTAGCGGACATGAAATCATCCGCATCGTCAGTAATCAGTGACACATCAAGCGCACTAGACGACGCAGAACTACTTGGAGCGCAAAACAGATACTACCAAAACGTCAAAACAAAATTTGACGATGCAACTAAACAATTAAACGTTTTAAATGAAATGAACTACAAAGAAGTCGAAAATTCTTCTCAAGCAATTTCTGACTTTGGTGTAAAAATCAGTATCATTTTCACAGCAGTTATTATTGCCGTGCTAATTTCTCTATTCATTTTTAATGCTTATATTACAAGAGTGATTCTAAAAGGAATCCGTCACTTGCAAACAGCTGTACATAAAGTAGCTAGTGGAGATTTGTCGTACCGCAGCACTTATAACGGTAGAGACGAGCTTGGTGATATTACAAACGACTTGAATGAAATGAGCGAAAACCTAAGATTAATGATTGAAGACGTTAAAAAAGCTTCTACAGACGTTAAATCTTCCAGTGATAACGTTATTATTAGTTCGGAAATTATTTCTGCAATGACGACAGAAATGGACATCGAAATGAAAATGATGGGTGAGCAAATCCAAACACAAATCGGCAGCATGAAAGAAAGCACGGATGCAATGGATCAAATGACTGGCGGCGTTCAAAATGTGGCTGAATACGCGCTTAAAGTATCTGACCTAACAAAAGATTCCGCAGAAAAAACGAACGATGGCATTGCCGTTATCAATAATCTCGTGTCCCAAATGGACCGTATCAGTGGCGTTATGCGTTCAAGTACAGACGTTGTTTCTCAATTAGTTAACCGCGTTGGTGAAGTGGAAAAAGCGCTGGATACCGTTACAAATATCGCTGACCAAACCAACTTGCTTGCCCTAAATGCGGCAATCGAATCTGCTCGTGCTGGTGAACATGGCCGTGGATTTGCAGTCGTAGCCGAAGAAGTCCGCAAACTAGCTGAACAATCACGACTTGCTGTTGTTGACATTAATACTGTTCTGAAAAAAATTCAAACAGAATCAAAAACTACTATCGAAGTAATGAACACAGGTCTTTCCGAATCAGAAGCTGGCCAAAAAATCATTTCTGAAACGGAAGCAACTTTCACAGACTTACTCAATCGTGTCAATGATATTTCCGCTCAAATGCAAAATGTATCTCAAGAAACCGAAGAAATGGCTGCGGGAATTGAAGAAGTCAACACGTCAATTAGCGACGTAACAGAAATTTCCAATCAAATCGGTGAAAAATCCACTGCTGCACTTGAATTCGCAGAAGTAAACAAAATGAAAGTGGACGAGCTAGTTGTTATCTCCGAAGAAATGCAAAAAATTTCCGGTTCATTAGAAGGGTATATCGCCAACTTCAATACCGAAGTGAGCGAAGAAGCGGTCGAAGTAACAGAAGAGCCAGAATCAGAAACAAAAGATCCAGGAGAGCCAGTCCTAGCAGAAAATGTCTAG